One window of the Herbiconiux sp. L3-i23 genome contains the following:
- a CDS encoding permease prefix domain 1-containing protein — translation MTSPTDRYIAATLSGVPESSRTDVERELRASIADAVDARTEQGEPVESAERGVLTDLGDPARLSASYAERPLYLIGPAHFLPWRRTLITLISVIPPLVAVINFLIRSALAPEPSSIADALADAIVLGLGVALQVAFWVTVGFAVLERVPTGRVFGSWTPDALPDPSARQSRTDAVGVLIFAGLMIAALVWQQFATVAVTADGPVEAPVLAPSLWTLWLPVLIVVLVGQIAVAVLRLRQASPTRALDVVKLVFDLAFPLVVLYLAAQDMLVNREFLAAFDAPVDDTAAVVDAFVIIGSAIVIVFILIDFAVKALRLRRGHATA, via the coding sequence ATGACCTCCCCCACCGACCGCTACATCGCCGCGACCCTCTCCGGGGTGCCCGAAAGCTCCCGCACCGATGTCGAACGCGAGCTCCGCGCCTCGATCGCCGACGCGGTCGACGCCCGCACCGAACAGGGTGAGCCGGTCGAGTCGGCGGAACGCGGGGTTCTCACCGACCTCGGCGACCCCGCCAGGCTCTCCGCCTCGTACGCCGAGCGGCCGCTCTATCTGATCGGGCCAGCCCATTTCCTGCCGTGGCGGCGAACGCTCATCACCCTCATCAGCGTCATCCCGCCGCTGGTGGCTGTGATCAATTTCCTGATCCGCTCAGCCCTCGCACCCGAACCTTCCAGCATCGCAGACGCTCTGGCCGACGCGATCGTGCTCGGCCTCGGTGTCGCCCTGCAGGTCGCGTTCTGGGTCACGGTCGGGTTCGCCGTGCTGGAACGGGTGCCGACCGGTCGCGTGTTCGGCTCGTGGACACCCGACGCTCTGCCCGACCCGTCAGCGAGACAGAGCCGCACCGACGCGGTCGGTGTGCTCATCTTCGCCGGGCTGATGATCGCCGCGTTGGTGTGGCAGCAGTTCGCGACGGTCGCCGTGACCGCGGACGGTCCGGTCGAGGCGCCCGTGCTGGCGCCGTCGCTATGGACTCTGTGGTTGCCGGTGCTGATCGTCGTGCTGGTGGGGCAGATCGCCGTCGCCGTGCTTCGTCTGCGTCAGGCGTCGCCGACGCGGGCTCTCGACGTCGTCAAGCTGGTGTTCGACCTCGCTTTCCCGCTCGTCGTGCTGTACCTCGCGGCGCAGGACATGCTGGTGAACCGCGAGTTCCTCGCCGCCTTCGACGCACCGGTCGACGACACCGCGGCGGTCGTCGACGCGTTCGTGATCATCGGATCCGCGATCGTGATCGTCTTCATCCTGATCGACTTCGCCGTGAAGGCGCTTCGGCTCCGACGCGGGCACGCCACGGCGTGA
- the treY gene encoding malto-oligosyltrehalose synthase, with protein MKIPVSTYRIQVRKSFDLDEVAATVDYVKALGADWVYLSPLLEAEAGSDHGYDVVDHSRVDPARGGDEALVRAAKAAHDAGLGVLIDIVPNHVGVATPAAMAWWWDVLEKGRDSRYAEAFDIDWEFGQGKLRIPVLGSGDDLPALTLVESSTSPRPDGATQGEVGESGFELHYYDHRFPVAAGTASAGDDPVEVHSRQNYELVDWRRADYDLNYRRFFAVNTLAAIRVEVPWVFDESHERIVSWITDGIADGLRVDHPDGLFDPGAYIDDLAKATKGAYVLVEKILEGDERMPAEWKTQGTTGYDALADIDRVLVDPEGQAALDALDGRLRDGDPIDWHDLIHTTKRGIADGILKSEVLRIDRIIAARSAERDDRIADAVAELLTCFPVYRSYLPFGLGHLEHAAQLAKQHRPDLAGTVDALLPILSDPDDPAAQRFQQTSGMVMAKGVEDTAFYRYSRLTSLTEVGADPSEFAIPVDEFHTRAQRRFENFPASMTTLSTHDTKRGEDVRFRIDAIAEIPDEWAAAIEELRTLAPLGDGPLENLIWQAIVGSWPASRERLHAYVEKASREAGDSTTWTAPDEDFERRMHALVDAAFDDARVRTIVDGLVDRLSAAGWSNSLSAKLLQLTEPGVPDVYQGSELWETSLVDPDNRRPVDFAERRRILAEIDGGAKPAVDETGAAKLLVTATALRLRRDRPELFESYTPLTATGPAAGHLVGFDRGGAITLATRLPLGLASAGGWEGTSVDVGSAPCVDLITGRRYQGGALPLADVFADYPVALLVEDGGKP; from the coding sequence ATGAAGATCCCCGTCTCCACCTACCGCATCCAGGTGCGGAAGTCGTTCGACCTCGACGAGGTCGCCGCGACCGTCGACTACGTGAAGGCTCTCGGCGCCGACTGGGTCTACCTGTCACCGCTGCTCGAAGCCGAGGCGGGGTCCGACCACGGCTACGACGTCGTCGACCACTCGCGCGTCGATCCCGCGCGTGGCGGCGACGAGGCGCTCGTGCGCGCTGCGAAGGCCGCACACGATGCGGGCCTCGGCGTGCTGATCGACATAGTGCCGAACCACGTCGGCGTCGCCACCCCGGCGGCGATGGCGTGGTGGTGGGATGTGCTCGAGAAGGGCCGCGACTCCCGCTACGCCGAAGCGTTCGACATCGACTGGGAATTCGGGCAGGGCAAGCTGCGCATCCCCGTCTTGGGCAGCGGCGACGATCTGCCCGCGCTGACGCTCGTCGAGTCGTCCACTTCACCCCGTCCGGACGGCGCAACACAGGGCGAAGTGGGCGAGTCGGGCTTCGAGCTGCATTACTACGACCACCGCTTCCCCGTCGCCGCCGGCACCGCCTCCGCGGGCGACGACCCGGTCGAGGTGCACTCCCGACAGAACTACGAACTCGTCGACTGGCGCCGCGCCGACTACGACCTCAACTACCGCCGCTTCTTCGCGGTCAACACCCTCGCCGCGATCCGCGTCGAGGTGCCGTGGGTGTTCGACGAGTCGCACGAGCGCATCGTGTCGTGGATCACCGACGGCATCGCCGACGGCCTCCGCGTCGACCACCCCGACGGCCTGTTCGACCCGGGCGCCTACATCGACGACCTCGCCAAGGCGACGAAGGGCGCGTACGTCCTCGTCGAGAAGATCCTCGAGGGCGACGAGCGCATGCCCGCTGAGTGGAAGACGCAGGGCACCACCGGCTACGACGCGCTCGCCGACATCGACCGCGTGCTCGTCGATCCTGAAGGTCAGGCGGCGCTCGATGCACTCGACGGTCGCCTGCGCGACGGCGATCCGATCGACTGGCACGATCTCATCCACACGACGAAGCGCGGCATCGCCGACGGCATCCTCAAGTCGGAGGTGCTCCGCATCGACCGCATCATCGCGGCCCGCTCCGCCGAGCGCGACGATCGGATCGCGGACGCCGTCGCCGAGCTCCTGACCTGCTTCCCGGTCTACCGCTCCTACCTGCCCTTCGGGCTCGGCCATCTCGAGCACGCGGCGCAGCTCGCGAAGCAGCACCGTCCCGACCTCGCGGGCACCGTCGACGCTCTGCTGCCGATCCTCTCCGACCCCGACGACCCGGCGGCGCAGCGCTTCCAGCAGACCTCGGGCATGGTCATGGCGAAGGGCGTCGAGGACACCGCGTTCTACCGCTACTCCCGCCTGACGAGCCTCACCGAGGTCGGCGCCGATCCTTCGGAGTTCGCCATCCCGGTCGACGAGTTCCACACGCGGGCGCAGCGCCGCTTCGAGAACTTCCCCGCCTCGATGACCACCCTGTCGACGCACGACACGAAGCGCGGCGAGGACGTCCGCTTCCGTATCGACGCTATCGCCGAGATCCCGGACGAGTGGGCTGCGGCGATCGAGGAGCTCCGCACGCTCGCCCCGCTCGGCGACGGCCCGCTCGAGAACCTCATCTGGCAGGCGATCGTCGGATCCTGGCCGGCGAGCCGCGAGCGCCTGCACGCCTACGTCGAGAAGGCTTCGCGTGAGGCGGGCGACTCGACGACGTGGACCGCGCCGGACGAGGACTTCGAGAGGCGGATGCACGCCCTGGTCGACGCCGCGTTCGACGACGCCCGCGTGCGCACCATCGTCGACGGCCTCGTCGACCGCCTCTCGGCCGCCGGCTGGTCGAACTCGCTGTCGGCCAAGTTGCTGCAGCTCACCGAGCCCGGCGTGCCCGACGTCTATCAGGGCAGCGAACTGTGGGAGACCTCCCTCGTCGACCCCGATAACCGTCGCCCGGTCGACTTCGCCGAACGCCGCCGGATCCTCGCCGAGATCGACGGCGGAGCGAAGCCCGCCGTCGACGAGACCGGCGCCGCGAAGCTGCTCGTCACCGCGACCGCGCTGCGCCTGCGCCGCGACCGGCCGGAGCTGTTCGAGTCGTACACGCCGCTCACCGCGACCGGACCGGCCGCAGGGCACCTCGTCGGCTTCGACCGCGGCGGTGCCATCACCCTCGCCACCCGGCTTCCGCTCGGCCTCGCTTCGGCGGGCGGCTGGGAGGGCACGAGCGTCGACGTGGGCTCCGCGCCGTGCGTCGACCTGATCACCGGACGCCGATACCAGGGCGGCGCGCTGCCGCTCGCCGACGTGTTCGCCGACTACCCCGTTGCACTGCTCGTCGAAGACGGAGGCAAGCCATGA
- a CDS encoding NAD(P)/FAD-dependent oxidoreductase, producing MTRYDYLIVGGGMVAAGAVHGIRERDQVGTVGVISADVDPPYTRPALSKKLWTDDEFGRDQVPLDLDNTAVDLVLETVVTSIDPGAHTVTTAAGDSHEYGRLLVATGGTPRELDGLPASDRVFYFRSFDDYRHLRTLAADAPHVAVVGGGYIGSELAAALVQNGCRVTLVTPDEVLGASTFPAELAARYERLFTDAGVELRRGTRVESGSESADGVRLDLGNAGSLDVDAVVVGLGIDPVTGILEEAGIETDDGVIVDARLSTSAADVFAAGDIASYPDRILGRRRVEHVDNANEQGPVVGRIMAGSNETYDHTPYYYSAVFGERYEAVGTIDGSLTVRERWSENGTRGVVYYLDGADLVGVLLWNLSDDDDPSKRDDARAVLSDPDAGADPDLESRISLD from the coding sequence ATGACCCGGTACGACTACCTGATCGTCGGCGGAGGCATGGTCGCGGCGGGAGCGGTGCACGGCATCCGCGAGCGGGATCAGGTGGGCACCGTCGGGGTGATCAGCGCCGATGTCGACCCGCCCTATACGCGGCCCGCGCTGTCGAAGAAGCTGTGGACCGATGACGAGTTCGGGCGCGACCAGGTGCCACTCGACCTCGACAACACGGCGGTCGACCTGGTGCTCGAAACGGTCGTGACCTCGATCGATCCCGGGGCGCATACGGTGACGACGGCCGCGGGCGACTCCCACGAGTACGGTCGCCTGCTGGTCGCCACCGGCGGAACGCCGAGGGAGCTCGACGGGCTTCCGGCGTCGGACCGGGTCTTCTACTTCCGGTCCTTCGACGACTACCGGCACCTGCGCACCCTGGCAGCCGACGCCCCGCACGTCGCCGTGGTGGGTGGCGGCTACATCGGGTCGGAACTCGCGGCCGCCCTCGTGCAGAACGGGTGCCGCGTGACCCTCGTCACTCCCGACGAGGTGCTCGGCGCCTCCACCTTCCCCGCCGAACTCGCCGCGCGCTACGAGCGACTCTTCACCGACGCGGGCGTCGAGCTCCGCCGCGGAACGCGCGTCGAGTCGGGCAGTGAGAGCGCCGACGGCGTCCGGCTCGACCTCGGGAACGCGGGTTCCCTCGATGTCGACGCCGTGGTCGTCGGACTCGGCATCGACCCGGTCACCGGCATCCTCGAGGAGGCCGGGATCGAGACCGACGACGGCGTGATCGTCGACGCGCGCCTCTCGACCAGCGCCGCCGACGTATTCGCCGCCGGCGACATCGCCAGCTACCCCGACCGCATCCTGGGTCGCCGCCGCGTCGAGCACGTCGACAACGCCAACGAGCAGGGCCCGGTCGTCGGCCGCATCATGGCGGGCTCCAACGAGACCTACGACCACACGCCTTACTACTACTCCGCGGTCTTCGGCGAGCGCTACGAGGCGGTGGGCACGATCGACGGATCGCTCACCGTGCGCGAGCGGTGGAGCGAAAACGGTACCCGTGGCGTCGTCTACTACCTCGACGGCGCCGACCTGGTCGGCGTGCTGCTCTGGAACCTGTCGGACGACGACGACCCCTCGAAGCGCGACGACGCGCGCGCGGTGCTGTCGGATCCCGACGCGGGCGCCGATCCCGACCTCGAATCGCGCATTTCCCTCGACTGA
- a CDS encoding DNA polymerase IV produces MSVKGGQGERQVSGELDSDTATVLHIDMDAFFASVELLDRPDLVGKPVIVGGASGRGVVTSATYEARRYGVRSAMPVGLAMRLCPKAVVIPPNGAKYSHYSKVVMGMFRDVTPLVEPLSIDEAFLDVAGARRLLGSPLQIARAIRARVREETGLTCSIGAASTKFVAKLASTHSKPDGLLVVPAEKTLEFLRPLPVGALWGVGKVTAESLTKRGIKTVGDLADTPPDVLRNWLGPAAGSHLHDLAWGRDPRRVNPHGTEKSVGHENTFAADTADAEFLRRELLDQSERVAYRLRKGGFKGRTIALKLRFSDFTTITRSRTLHEATDTGRRIYEQAVELLDEVELKGRKIRLIGVRAEQLTDGDEQSAFTLWSDDEDDGWREAEGVMDAASARFGRGAIRPAALLGRAERAYDTKPPEAPRFEH; encoded by the coding sequence GTGAGCGTGAAGGGTGGGCAGGGCGAGAGGCAGGTGTCGGGCGAGCTCGACAGCGACACCGCCACCGTGCTGCACATCGACATGGACGCGTTCTTCGCGAGCGTCGAACTGCTCGACCGCCCCGATCTCGTCGGCAAGCCCGTCATCGTCGGCGGCGCGTCGGGCCGCGGTGTCGTCACCTCCGCCACGTATGAGGCCCGCCGCTACGGCGTCCGCTCGGCGATGCCCGTCGGCCTGGCGATGCGGCTGTGCCCGAAGGCCGTCGTGATCCCGCCGAACGGCGCCAAGTACTCCCACTACTCGAAGGTCGTCATGGGCATGTTCCGCGACGTCACCCCGCTCGTCGAGCCGCTCAGTATCGACGAGGCGTTCCTCGACGTGGCCGGCGCCCGCCGACTGCTCGGCTCGCCATTGCAGATCGCCCGCGCGATCCGTGCGCGCGTCCGCGAGGAGACCGGCCTCACCTGCTCCATCGGCGCCGCGTCGACGAAGTTCGTCGCGAAACTCGCCTCCACCCATTCGAAGCCCGACGGGCTGCTCGTCGTGCCCGCCGAGAAGACGCTCGAGTTCCTGCGCCCCCTGCCGGTCGGCGCCCTGTGGGGGGTCGGCAAGGTGACCGCCGAGTCGCTGACGAAACGGGGCATCAAGACCGTCGGCGACCTCGCCGACACCCCGCCCGACGTGCTGCGCAACTGGTTGGGGCCGGCGGCCGGATCCCACCTGCACGACCTTGCCTGGGGTCGCGACCCGCGCCGGGTCAATCCGCACGGCACCGAGAAGAGCGTCGGACACGAGAACACCTTCGCCGCCGACACCGCCGACGCCGAGTTCCTGCGTCGTGAGCTGCTCGACCAGTCCGAACGGGTGGCGTATCGGCTGCGCAAGGGCGGCTTCAAGGGCCGCACCATCGCGCTCAAGCTGCGCTTCTCGGACTTCACCACCATCACCCGGTCGCGCACTCTGCACGAGGCGACCGACACCGGTCGGCGCATCTACGAGCAGGCCGTCGAGCTGCTCGACGAGGTCGAACTCAAGGGGCGCAAGATCCGGCTCATCGGCGTTCGCGCCGAGCAGCTGACCGACGGCGACGAGCAGTCCGCCTTCACGCTGTGGAGCGACGACGAGGATGACGGTTGGCGCGAGGCGGAAGGCGTCATGGATGCCGCATCCGCCCGATTCGGCCGCGGCGCGATCCGTCCCGCCGCACTGCTCGGGCGCGCCGAGCGGGCCTATGACACCAAGCCGCCCGAGGCCCCGCGCTTCGAGCACTGA
- the treZ gene encoding malto-oligosyltrehalose trehalohydrolase: MTLFRVWAPKAPSMTLLLDGQRVPMLSEADGWWSVEAEGSDYGYLIGESDSPRPDPRSRRQPDGVHGLSRVFDPTAYVWGDAAWTGRQLPGAVIYELHIGTYTPEGTLDSAIERLDHLVDLGVTHVEVLPVNAFNGTHNWGYDGVLWYAVQETYGGPEAYQRFVDACHQRGLAVIQDVVYNHLGPSGNYLPEYGPYLHEASANTWGSSVNLDGEDSDVVRRYILDNALMWLRDYHVDGLRLDAVHALLDHRAVHLLEEMSEEVAALSAHVGRPLTLIAESDLNDPKMIRPREANGLGIDAQWSDDFHHALHVNLTGETTGYYADFDSVEALATVLQEGFFHARSLSSFRGRVHGRPLDLDRTPAWRLVTFNQDHDQIGNRAIGDRLSATLDENRLALAALITLTAPSTPMLFMGEEWAASTPWQFFTSHPEKDLGEATAKGRIAEFAKMGWDPEVVPDPQDPETYQRSKLDWSEPATEDSPHARMLRLYRRLIELRRTRPELTDPRFGAVEVDFDENARWLVMHRGALSVAVNLSDQVISLPIGGRILVATDPGADLADGLELPPASGAIIDSGAGAPVA; encoded by the coding sequence ATGACCCTGTTCCGCGTCTGGGCACCGAAAGCGCCCTCGATGACCCTGCTGCTCGACGGGCAGCGCGTGCCGATGCTCTCCGAAGCGGACGGCTGGTGGAGTGTCGAGGCAGAGGGCAGCGACTACGGCTATCTGATCGGCGAGAGCGACAGCCCTCGCCCGGATCCGCGGTCGCGGCGCCAGCCCGACGGCGTCCACGGACTCAGCCGCGTCTTCGACCCCACCGCCTACGTGTGGGGCGACGCGGCGTGGACCGGTCGTCAGCTGCCCGGTGCCGTGATCTACGAGCTGCACATCGGCACCTACACCCCCGAGGGCACCCTCGACTCTGCGATCGAGCGGCTCGACCACCTCGTCGACCTCGGCGTCACCCACGTCGAGGTCCTCCCGGTCAACGCGTTCAACGGCACGCACAACTGGGGTTACGACGGGGTCCTCTGGTACGCCGTGCAGGAGACCTACGGCGGCCCCGAGGCCTACCAGCGCTTCGTCGACGCGTGCCACCAGCGCGGTCTCGCGGTCATCCAGGACGTCGTCTACAACCACCTCGGACCGAGCGGCAACTACCTGCCCGAGTACGGCCCGTACCTGCACGAGGCGAGCGCCAACACGTGGGGCTCCTCCGTGAACCTCGACGGTGAGGACTCGGACGTCGTCCGCCGTTACATCCTCGACAATGCCCTGATGTGGCTGCGCGACTACCACGTCGACGGGCTCCGGCTCGATGCCGTGCACGCGCTGCTCGATCACCGGGCGGTGCACCTGCTCGAGGAGATGTCCGAGGAGGTCGCCGCCCTGTCGGCGCACGTCGGACGCCCCCTCACCCTCATCGCGGAGAGCGACCTCAACGATCCGAAGATGATCCGTCCCCGCGAGGCGAACGGTCTGGGCATCGACGCGCAGTGGAGCGACGACTTCCACCACGCGCTGCACGTCAATCTCACCGGCGAGACCACGGGCTACTACGCGGACTTCGACTCCGTCGAGGCGCTCGCGACCGTGCTGCAGGAGGGCTTCTTCCACGCCCGGTCGCTGTCCTCCTTCCGCGGCCGAGTCCACGGGCGCCCGCTCGACCTCGATCGCACGCCCGCCTGGCGTCTGGTGACCTTCAATCAGGACCACGACCAGATCGGCAACCGTGCCATCGGCGACCGACTCTCGGCGACCCTCGACGAGAACCGCCTCGCCCTCGCCGCGCTGATCACCCTCACCGCTCCGTCGACCCCCATGCTGTTCATGGGTGAGGAGTGGGCGGCGTCGACCCCGTGGCAGTTCTTCACCTCGCACCCCGAGAAGGATCTCGGTGAGGCGACCGCGAAGGGCCGCATCGCCGAGTTTGCGAAGATGGGCTGGGATCCCGAGGTCGTGCCCGATCCGCAGGACCCCGAGACTTATCAGCGGTCGAAGCTCGATTGGAGCGAACCGGCTACCGAGGACTCCCCGCACGCCCGCATGCTCCGTCTCTACCGCCGCCTCATCGAGCTGCGTCGCACCCGGCCCGAACTGACCGACCCGCGCTTCGGAGCGGTCGAGGTCGACTTCGACGAGAACGCCCGCTGGCTCGTGATGCACCGTGGCGCGCTGAGCGTCGCCGTCAACCTGTCCGATCAGGTGATCAGCCTGCCGATCGGCGGACGCATCCTCGTGGCGACCGATCCGGGCGCGGACCTCGCCGACGGACTCGAGCTTCCGCCGGCGAGCGGCGCGATCATCGACTCTGGTGCGGGAGCACCGGTCGCATGA
- a CDS encoding DUF2945 domain-containing protein, with the protein MTSFSKGDHVSWNTSQGRTRGKVVERHDKDFEFDGQKFTASKDEPAFVVESEKTGAKAAHKGSALNKLKS; encoded by the coding sequence ATGACTTCTTTCTCCAAGGGCGACCACGTCAGCTGGAACACCTCGCAGGGACGCACCCGTGGCAAGGTCGTCGAGCGGCACGATAAGGACTTCGAGTTCGACGGGCAGAAGTTCACCGCCAGCAAGGACGAGCCGGCCTTCGTCGTCGAGAGCGAGAAGACCGGCGCGAAGGCCGCCCACAAGGGCTCGGCCCTCAACAAGCTCAAGTCCTGA
- a CDS encoding PadR family transcriptional regulator: MLDDQTVAGHLQELRRGTVVVACLAVLVTPGYGYGLLETLDRLGFTVDANTLYPLLRRLEKQGLLQSEWNTDESRPRKFYRTSDDGRELLRVLVSDWRALTASLDSLDEGLPS, encoded by the coding sequence ATGCTCGACGACCAGACCGTAGCGGGACACCTTCAGGAGCTTCGACGTGGCACCGTCGTCGTGGCCTGTCTTGCCGTGCTGGTCACCCCTGGCTACGGCTACGGGCTGCTCGAGACGCTCGATCGACTGGGCTTCACGGTCGATGCGAACACCCTCTACCCGTTGCTGCGCCGCCTCGAGAAGCAGGGGCTGCTGCAGAGCGAGTGGAACACCGACGAGTCGCGCCCGCGCAAGTTCTACCGAACGAGCGACGACGGTCGTGAACTCCTCCGCGTCCTCGTCTCCGACTGGCGCGCCCTCACCGCATCGCTCGACTCCCTCGACGAAGGACTGCCCTCATGA
- the glgX gene encoding glycogen debranching protein GlgX: MEAWPGTAYPLGATFDGSGTNFAIFSEGAERIELCLFDEDGTETRVELQDVDAFVWHAYLPQVQPGQRYGFRVHGDYSPAEGKRFNPNKVLLDPYSKATAGAYDWDQALFSYNFGDPDSRNDDDSAAHVMHSVVINPFFDWAGDRHPKTPYSESVIYEAHVKGLTELHPDIPEEQRGTYAGLTHPAIIEHLQKLGITAIELMPVHQFVQDSTLLDKGLRNYWGYNTIGFFAPHNEYSSTGELGQQVQEFKSMVRTMHAAGIEVILDVVYNHTAEGNHMGPTLSFRGIDNEAYYRLEEDDKRYYTDYTGTGNTLNVRHPHALQLIMDSLRYWVTEMRVDGFRFDLASTLAREFYDVDRLSTFFELVQQDPVVSQVKLIAEPWDVGPGGYQVGNFPPQWTEWNGKFRDTVRDFWRGEPSTLGEFAARITGSADLYENDGRRPVASINFVTAHDGFTISDLVSYNEKHNDANGEDNNDGESHNRSWNSGAEGPTDDPEVLTIRARQQRNFLATLLLSQGVPMILHGDELGRSQGGNNNTYAQDSEISWVHWDRADEPLVEFTAAVSRLRRDHPVFRRSSFFDGRPVEREEGAPAPDILWLGPNGEEMRSEDWDTGQTRSVGVFLNGQGVHRRDARGQEMVDVDFLVYFNADPEDVEFELPSAFDETWDIVVDTAGQLADSEPRKKGSALTVAARSLVVLRAHSEPEVEPDHSVAASLAVLSAGQVDPTAPVTATTAE, encoded by the coding sequence ATGGAAGCCTGGCCCGGAACCGCCTACCCCCTCGGAGCGACTTTCGACGGCAGCGGAACCAACTTCGCGATCTTCAGCGAAGGGGCTGAACGGATCGAGCTGTGCCTCTTCGACGAGGACGGCACCGAGACCCGTGTCGAACTGCAGGATGTCGACGCCTTCGTCTGGCACGCCTACCTCCCGCAGGTGCAGCCAGGGCAGCGATACGGGTTCCGCGTGCACGGCGACTACAGCCCCGCGGAGGGCAAGCGCTTCAACCCCAACAAGGTGCTCCTCGACCCGTACTCGAAGGCCACGGCCGGGGCGTACGACTGGGATCAGGCTCTCTTCTCCTACAACTTCGGCGACCCTGATTCGCGCAACGACGACGACTCCGCCGCGCACGTGATGCACTCGGTGGTCATCAACCCGTTCTTCGACTGGGCGGGCGACCGGCACCCCAAGACCCCGTATTCCGAGAGCGTCATCTACGAGGCCCACGTCAAGGGCCTCACCGAGCTGCACCCCGACATCCCCGAGGAGCAGCGCGGCACCTACGCCGGTCTCACCCACCCCGCGATCATCGAGCACCTGCAGAAGCTCGGCATCACCGCGATCGAGCTGATGCCGGTGCACCAGTTCGTGCAGGACTCGACGCTGCTCGACAAGGGCCTCCGCAATTACTGGGGCTACAACACCATCGGCTTCTTCGCCCCGCACAACGAGTACTCGTCGACCGGCGAGCTCGGCCAGCAGGTGCAGGAGTTCAAGAGCATGGTGCGCACCATGCACGCCGCCGGAATCGAGGTCATCCTCGACGTGGTCTACAACCACACCGCCGAGGGCAACCACATGGGCCCGACCCTCAGCTTCCGCGGCATCGACAACGAGGCCTACTACCGCCTCGAAGAAGACGACAAGCGCTACTACACCGACTACACGGGCACCGGCAACACCCTCAACGTGCGCCACCCGCACGCGCTGCAGCTGATCATGGACAGCCTGCGCTACTGGGTGACCGAGATGCGCGTCGACGGCTTCCGCTTCGACCTCGCCTCGACCCTCGCCCGCGAGTTCTACGACGTCGACCGCCTCTCCACCTTCTTCGAGCTCGTGCAGCAGGACCCGGTGGTCTCGCAGGTCAAGCTCATCGCCGAGCCGTGGGACGTCGGCCCCGGCGGCTACCAGGTCGGCAACTTCCCTCCGCAATGGACGGAGTGGAACGGCAAGTTCCGCGACACGGTCCGCGACTTCTGGCGCGGCGAGCCGTCCACCCTGGGTGAGTTCGCGGCCCGCATCACCGGATCCGCAGACCTGTACGAGAACGACGGACGCCGCCCGGTCGCCTCGATCAACTTCGTCACCGCGCACGACGGCTTCACCATCAGCGACCTCGTCTCGTACAACGAGAAGCACAACGACGCGAACGGCGAGGACAACAACGACGGCGAATCGCACAACCGGTCGTGGAACTCGGGCGCCGAAGGCCCGACCGACGACCCCGAGGTCCTCACCATCCGCGCCCGCCAGCAGCGCAACTTCCTCGCCACCCTGCTGCTCTCGCAGGGCGTGCCGATGATCCTGCACGGCGACGAACTCGGCCGCAGCCAGGGCGGCAACAACAACACTTACGCCCAGGACAGCGAGATCAGCTGGGTGCACTGGGACCGTGCTGACGAGCCGCTGGTCGAGTTCACGGCCGCCGTCTCCCGCCTGCGTCGCGACCACCCGGTCTTCCGCCGCAGCTCCTTCTTCGACGGCCGCCCTGTCGAACGCGAAGAGGGCGCTCCGGCTCCCGACATCCTGTGGCTCGGCCCGAACGGCGAGGAGATGCGTTCGGAAGACTGGGACACCGGCCAGACCCGCTCGGTCGGCGTCTTCCTCAACGGACAGGGCGTGCATCGGCGCGACGCACGCGGCCAGGAGATGGTCGACGTCGACTTCCTCGTTTACTTCAACGCCGACCCCGAGGACGTCGAGTTCGAGCTGCCGAGCGCGTTCGACGAGACCTGGGACATCGTCGTCGACACGGCCGGACAGCTGGCCGACAGCGAACCGCGTAAGAAGGGCAGTGCGCTGACCGTCGCGGCCCGATCGTTGGTCGTGCTGCGCGCGCACTCCGAGCCCGAGGTGGAGCCCGACCATTCGGTCGCCGCGTCCCTCGCGGTGCTGAGCGCCGGACAGGTCGACCCGACAGCGCCCGTCACCGCCACCACCGCCGAGTGA